The following is a genomic window from Lycorma delicatula isolate Av1 chromosome 6, ASM4794821v1, whole genome shotgun sequence.
actccctcaaaaaaaaaaaatgacgtatACAAATGTTCTTTCAGTTAAATTATCCACATTGTCTGGCTATTAATGTAGTGTCAATCATGTGAGtggtgattattttttaagttatataaaatgtgACGTTACGTTTGTACCTAAATGTTTTATTCGTATTATAATTACagagcatttattattatatgcataATTTATTCGGAGGTCCCGctttcgaatcctggtcaggcatggcatttttcgtacaCACAAAATTTCCAATTgaggtatttaattattatattaatttttattaatgttaataattattaataattaattaattaattattattaattaaattttattaattattcacatttgatttaaaattgatACAAGCTTCGAGTTTTTTGGTaaactaatcaaaaaaaaaagattatgtttttataCCGGTTAGCAATGCTTATTaagttaagaatataaaaaataaacgcaaaatggctacttgtttaataaataataaaaatgtagttatttcttacaatttttatcagtataattgataaattaactatgtattactaacaaaaataattaactattcagTAAGACAActaattaatatgttaatgatattaaaactaaattttttaaaattatttattgatctacttaaaagaaatgtattttttttttagttgtatcataacgtattgaaaaaatttttgataacaataaaaattaatatttttttcgcaattttttcgttaaaaaagatttcttataaaattaagtttttgtatgTGTTTGTTAGTGTTTGATGGTAACGTTAGGATTATCTTCAACCGCTTAAAAATGTATCACAAACTTTCCTGTTGTCTCTGATGttcattttgataattatataattaaaagagaattttgagagagagaaaaaagaaaaggtaaaaactactttcttattttgtttagttacccgaagaataaattttacaaattggaatttttatattatctttgttttttaaagaaaatataatatttaacgtgATGTAAATTTTTCGCTTGAAttcgtcatatttttttaataatttcttcgaaaagagtttaattaaatttacgtatttGATCTTAAAATAATACGATATATTTATCCATAAACCGTAAAAatagtgtatattattttaatgagtgtcaagaatgttaattaatgaaacttaaaatattaaataatgaaataattattttcataacttattttataaagcaCCTTAGTAACcacctttttttaaagatttttaatcaaaacaaattcttacaaaaaaattgtaattataatttttttttattaaatagaaaaattaaaatcaatttttttactgtaaaattaaccCTTCTCTGAAATACGAAAATCAGGCCATTTCTCTGGAAAACAGTTATACCATTACAGTAGTGAAAATCTTCCAtataaataagtaagaaataattttcatgaagaaaTAAATCATTCTCGTTTTTGAAagacagtaaatttaatttatagtctTTATATAAAagactgtataaataaaattaaaataacattaaataaaaataaaattaaaagttttaaaatatgaaatcttCTCAGAATTATTTACAACagcgtgtaatttttttttttttttaattatgacggTTGTACATAAGAAGTGCTATTTGTGCTTatgtaatggtaatttttttatataaaaaataaaattttacacttattaataattttttttttcatattaaccttgctaataatattataatatttgtctttaaaaaaaattatttgttgtgatACGATAAGTAATGAAGTAATCTTGAGTTATCTTACGTGGTTACactaaagtataatataaattaaatattatttctaatacttttaatcattatttatttgataaaacattaaataaatattttttctaaatatattaaatatctataacTGGCCTTTAATATTGtacctaataataattaataaatacattcataaaatttatttgattgttttctcTGTATACGAGTGATTTTGCTgcttataaactaaattaatcgtaactatattaattgtaaaatgatacaaatattggaaaaaaaactcgtgtaaaattattactcttttttcttatttttactataataaataaatgactattatgtttaatttaaataaatagtttacataatttaatctGTCTATTGAAAATTTACCACTATgagttaatacaataaattttcaaataagtaaaatttacctTCAAAGAAGATCATTGCTGTACCTTCTATTTTTCCATCTTAATGGTACACTTCACAAACTGATCAAGATTATGTtgagtattataaattattactattttgtatatatataaattttgtttttattaaaattttacctgttaaaaatatgttgcttggaattttattaatttttacatatttattttattaaaaaaaaaataaaaaaatggagagtactaatatttatttttatcaattgaaaatatataatacattttttattttgttccatgtatgaaataatttaaataaataaatattttattctacatttttaaataatatagatcatatcaaaaattggtaGTATATTATGAACATTGATTAAACAATAAACTGCCCCTGCATTTGCCTAAAAGGTTCAAGcgaaattatgagaaaatattttattaaaacaacattaataatattaaatataattatatgtaataattatattaaaagatttattatttattaaaagtaataaatacataaaatcaatataataatatggAACGATTTTATTGAAATCTGTTAAAATGAGGTTgcataaaatctatttttgttaattaattaattatttaaaaaagcaacaacataatgtttgttttataaaacagattcgtttgatttacttttaaacaagttgatgagattttttttattgtgtcgaaaaaattatttaaaaacaggaaACGGAAGCAGAATTAGGTATCTTTCGCGCTgtattatttggaatttttttttaatctttttttttaatagaaatgaatttttggctggctaaaaatatatttgaaattagtttttgtatcttgaatatttttccttactcgttattttgttaaaagtcccaaaatattatttgtgtttcAAATAGGGAAACCAAAGTAGATATTtggcatattaataataaatatgattaattaggCAAGAATATTAATGCATGATTATGTACAAATACGAGTTAATTCGACtcccttaacaaaaaataaaaataaataaataaataaaaaatgaacaggtTAATATTTGAGGTAGTTTAAACGGTTCCGGATCGCTAGACTGACTTAGAAATCCTCTACTTAATATTCTACCcattataacataaaacataacgaaAGTTGGGACAGGTAAGGCATTTATATTCATCTACCTTAAGGTTTAGTGCAGGAGCAGCAATGAAcgatttcaatgttttattatttttataacactgATTATTCCGTTTTGTGAAACATAAATCTCATAATGTATTAATGTTAAaggaaaagaattatatttatttattttcattgtttgctcttatttaataatttaaagaaattaaatcttggaaatatttatcagaaaagaatgttattaaatatttggtCTCTACTGTGTTTTCTTTATAATCTGTCATAATCAGGTGTTTATAAGACAGCTGCATAGccaatgaacttttattttatttcgttgcCGATAggttgcttttttttttctttaataatgaatCTACTCACTGATATTTTCTTTTGCTGttctatttttacttataaaaagccATAACATCtactttgtaatgtttttttatatatatatttttttttaatgtaaaaatatttacattacactatttatagactaatatttaaaaaatcactaaaattaaCTATCGATTTCATCCTAATTGTGGCGATATTTCAGGCGGCCTTTTATTAGTTAAATCAAGCGGTGTTACAGGTTGCTTACCGGTATCGGGTGATGGTGAAGTAGGTAATTTAACATCCATTTGAGCAGAAGTCGATTTAACGGAAAGATCAATAGGCTGATCTTGTTCTAACGGTATACCACCCGGTGCCGGACTACATAGTAATAAATCGCCGCCGCCTGTTCTTGTCGGCCAAGGGGTTGTATCGAGGTATATTAGGCTTCCAGGAGCGGGCGTCAAACCAGGTCTTGTTGCAGGAAAGCTATGGGATGGTCTGATCGGTGACGCTAAATAATGTTGTCCGAATAAAGGTGAAGAAAACGGTGAACTGCTCGCAGGTATACCTAATGGTGATATTTTTGggctgttgttattattactgttatttgatTTCTGACCACTAGCACTATATTCTTTCTCGCTAAACGGTGATGGAGTTTGATGCGATGACGGAGGTCTTAGATAACTCATTGCACTAGCACTCCTCGAAGAAGTTTCTTCTTCGGCGTCTTCGACCGACGACGTACCCGATTCTTCTGATGTCGAATGTCtttcttcagatttttctttctttacgttttggggTAAACCGTTTAATCTAGCTTGTAAATATTTATCGGATGCTAAAAGTTGACCGGGGCTAAAGAATCCTTGATAACCTAAAGAAGGATTTGGTGATACGCCGGAAGCGTTTTGTTCTTGtaataaacaatgtattttaaaCCAGTTTGATCGTCTTCCATATCTTGAACCGCTTTTTGACATACCTACCAAAAGACATTTTCTTAATCGACATGCCTTACACGAGgttctgtttttcttatttatcacaCATTCTCCGTTGTTCTTGCACTCTGATATTGAACTTAAGTTGTTATAGGTCCGACCAAAAAATGACTGTAAAAGAGAAACATAGAAaaatagttattagtaaaataataaaaattatacaaattttaataataaaaacaaactgctTAAACTATTTGAAAGTAATCGTTTGGGTAAAATATACTGATTGGAAAAACTTCGAACTACAATTTCGTTAGTGCGAAtgcaatttaatgaataaaaaaaaacatgaatatttattaaaattcaggcAGTCATTAATCGTTAAACAGTGGTAAGAAATGAAAGTTATCTTGTAAATAAGGTATTTGAAGGGCTCTTAGCGAAATGTACTAATGAAGCAGGAAATACTCATATCATAGTATACAAGAAGCTGGTATGTCTAGTCTACCTTTTCTTAATACGTTTAACTATTAAgtactattattacattatttcagaCAATATTACACTATTTAATGCACAATTAACACAATTCTACGCATCCCTCCGTTATATCATAGATTTGTAATTATAGTCTAACCCTTTTAACTGAAAAGAGTTAACAGAATATCAGCATTTAATTGTAGGAGCTATCTTTGGGGTTGTTTGTTTGacataccttttttttcttactttctaaTTAGTTTACTTAACACTTTCTTTATACTATCATGAGAAACAAAATGATTGTGTtttgtaatctaataaaattgtatagattaatttatttacgaaTGGTTACAATTCCTGTAATTTGGCATTAAACTCATTTCGTCTCTCTCAACTCAGAAAATTACCTATTGATAGAATTTTTTGATTAGAAAAACGAACGGCTCTTTTTGTTCGAatttaaatatgaacattttcttataaatactcGATATCTATGAGTATAAGACAagcttttttttgtgttcatatttctagaacaaaaaaaaaatatttaccttaactTCTTCTTCtacactaacttttttttttgttaaaattgttttggaAGATTACAACGATTTTCTGTATAAattgagttaaaattaataaaaatattttagtgataaAACTCGCGTACTTCTTACCTAGATTATGACAACAGATCAGCCGGCTTAAGATTTGTTCATAGGCTACTAAAGAGATTCCCGTTGACAAGGGTATGGCTTAACATGATACGTTGTACAAATTGGATTACACTGGCATTCTACAATAAGAGGTTCAGTAAacgtagaactaggcgcggggttcgtgcttccgcgaactcggttagctagttcagagagcaACGATGTAGGACAATCAAGatatccggacgaggcctacatcgatggcaaaagctgagtttttaaaatcaccgatgtaaatgtctaccgaggcatgtacatcggtggcatcccaacgaggcctggctgaGATGTGAAAAGTgaaatgagatgtaaaaagttagaggacgAAAGACGACTCCTGTTATAGCCCATCAGGACTAGAAACGGGGGAGGTGTTTGGCGACCAGAAGCGTCGTCACAAGGcgtgtgtcttcccctacgggattgggattgcattctacaattttaatttggttgtattaaaaaaaaagttttataattaggGGTTTCCTGTATTTATACAGTCCTCGGTTATCTATCCTAAGAACTTTTAAAGTTGGAGCGATTAGTGTAGTTTTCTTCTAATGTTAGTAAGGACACGTCAGCACATCGAAATCCACTAGAACAGTTAACATGTGTTCCATGGCGTTATAGTCATGGAATGGCAGCTGTAGAATATATTCTGTAGCTGTATTCTAATATACTAttagaatgtatgttttgaaGAAACTTACAAGTATCtttaataacgttttattttgaaaagtaaaaa
Proteins encoded in this region:
- the LOC142326493 gene encoding uncharacterized protein LOC142326493, which gives rise to MNQQCKVCNEPAAGFHFGAFTCEGCKSFFGRTYNNLSSISECKNNGECVINKKNRTSCKACRLRKCLLVGMSKSGSRYGRRSNWFKIHCLLQEQNASGVSPNPSLGYQGFFSPGQLLASDKYLQARLNGLPQNVKKEKSEERHSTSEESGTSSVEDAEEETSSRSASAMSYLRPPSSHQTPSPFSEKEYSASGQKSNNSNNNNSPKISPLGIPASSSPFSSPLFGQHYLASPIRPSHSFPATRPGLTPAPGSLIYLDTTPWPTRTGGGDLLLCSPAPGGIPLEQDQPIDLSVKSTSAQMDVKLPTSPSPDTGKQPVTPLDLTNKRPPEISPQLG